The DNA region CAGCCCGCGCAGCCACATGGCCTCCGACGGCGAGCCGAGCGGCGGCCCGACCACCGCGCGCAGGTAGCGGAAGTGCTCCGGCCCGAAGCGCGCGCGCTCCGGCAGGAGCCGCAGCGCGCGGCCGCCGGCGCGCGACTGCGCCTCGCCCATCAGCTCCATCGCGCCGAGCAGCGCCACCAGCCAGACCAGCCCGTAGCCGAGCGCGCTGCCCACCGCCACCGCGCCGCCCAGGCCGAGCACGGTGAGCGCCAGGCCGAGCGACGAGGAGAACGAGTACGCGAGCGCCTGCATGAGGCGGCCGCCGTCGAGCGGCGAGACCGGGATGAGGTTGAACAGGTTGATGATCGCCCACCAGGACGCCACCGCGGCGAACATCGGCTCGCCCGTCCACAGCCAGAGCCCCGCCGGCACCAGCGCGAACACCGAGCCCCAGATCGGCCCGGAGAGCGCCACGTACGCCTGCTGCCAGCGCGAGGAGAACGCGTCCTCGGTGACCGCCACCGCGCCGAGGAACGGCACGAAGTACATCCCGCGCACCTGCATGCCGGTGCGGCGCATGGCGTGGACGTGGCCGTACTCGTGCACGAAGAGCTGGAGCAGGAGCGCGAGGGCGAACTTCCACGAGAAGATGACGCCGTACGCCGCGGCCGAGGCGGCCGCCCAGCCGAGATTGGCGGTCTTGAGCGCCTTCAGCACCGTGCCGCCCAGCTTCGCGAGCACGCCCAGGAACCCCACGCTGGCGCGGCGCTCGCCGGAGCGCGCCGGCGCCGGCGCCACGCCGGGCTCCGTGCCCGGCTCCACCCCGGGCTGCGGCGGCGGCGCGAGCAGGGCCGCGGGCAGCGCGAACCAGGCCGGCGCCCGCTGGACCACGAGCGCGAGCAGCAGCGGCGCGTCGCGCAGGTCGGTCACCTCGACCTCGTCGCCGTCGAGGCCGCGCACGGGGGCGCAGGGCGGCGCGCCGGCGAGGTCGGCGAACGCGAACGAGCGGCCGCGCGCGTCGGCCAGGATGGCGTAGCGCTGCGGCGGGCCGACCGGGCGCGGGCTCTGCCCGAAGCCGACCCGCACCTCGGACCAGCGGGCGTCGAGGCCGTCCTCGCGGCCGAGCACGCGCAGCCCATCCTCGCCCGCCACCGCGCGCAGGCCGGTGACCTGGCGCACGCCGAGCGCGACCGCCGCGGCGGCGCCGCCGAACAGCGCCGCGAGCACCGGCGGGATGCCGGCGAGCACGCCGACCAGCGCGCCGCCCACCGCGCCCAGCAGGAGGGACGGGAGCACGGCGCGTGCGGCGGGACGGAAGACGGCGGGTTCCATGGCGTTCACCGGGGGGCGGCGGGCGGCGCGGCTCAGGGCTTCTGCGCGCCCGGCCCGAGGCCGTGGGGAAACTTGAGCTCCGCCTCGCTGGCGCGGACGTAGTGCGGCTCGAGCGCGAACACCGCCTGCGCGTCGTACGAGCGGGAGAGGAGCGCGGGGGCGGCGAGCGCCGCGATGGCGGCGGCGGGCGGGGCGGCCGGGGCGTCCGCGAGGCGGGCCAGCCGGCCCTCGAGCGCCGGCGCGTACGCGGCGAGCCCCTCGCCGAACGCGAGCGCGGCCGCGCCGCCGGGCAGCGCCGCGAGCCGCTCGAGGAGCGCGCCGGGGGCGAGCGCGGCGTCCGGCGCCACCGCCTCCACCGCGCCGCGCACGGCGCGGTAGAAGCCGGCGTAGACCTCGCCCTTCTTCGCGTCGAGGAGCGGCACGAGCAGCGCGCCCTCGGGCGCCGCCGGGACCGCGCCGAGCGCGAGCGCCGCCAGGCTCGACGCGCCGGCGATGGGCCGCCGGTTCGCGTAGGCGAGCCCCTTCCACGTGGCGAGGCCGATGCGCAGGCCGGTGAACGAGCCGGGGCCGATGCCGATGGCGTAGCCCTCGACGTCGGGCAGCGTCAGCCCCTCCGCCGTGAGCAGGTCGGAGAGCGCGGAGGGGAGCCGCGCGCCGTGGCCGCCGGTCCGGCCCGGCGCGGGCTTGCTCACGGCGTGCTCGGTGCGCTCGCAGCGGACGCGCGCCGGCCCGCCGGCCGGGTCGAGGTCTACGAGGGCGCAGGACAGCGTGAGGGTGGCGGTGTCGAGGGCGGCGACGAGCACGGGCCGGTTCTACTCCATCGGCCGCATGAGGCGCACGATGTCGTTCTTGAACACGAACAGCATGAGCGTGAACAGCAGCACGATGCCGACGATGTTCGCGAGCTCGCGGGTCCGCACCGAGAGCGGCCGCCGCGTGACGCCCTCCAGCGCCGCCTGCGCGATGTGGCCGCCGTCGAGGACCGGGATGGGCAGCAGGTTCATCAGGCCGAGGTTCACGCTGATGAGCGCCATCTTGAACAGGAACGAGCCCCAGCCCTCCTCCGCCGCCTCGGAGGCGATGGAGAACAGCATGATGGGCCCGCCCACCGTCTTGAAGCTGATGTCGCCGGTGACGATGCGGACGATGCCGAGCACCGTCAGCCGCACCACCTCGTGGAGCTGCCGCCAGGCGAGCTGGAAGGCCTCCACCGCGCCGCGCGCGAGCGGCACCTGCTCCGCCAGCAGCGCGATCGGATCCACCGCGTCGCGCTGATCCGGCTGGAAGCCGAGCACCAGGCGCTGCGCCGGCTCGCCGGTGATCTCGTCCCGGTAGGTCTCGTTCGCCGGCACGAGCGCCACCGTACGGCCGTCGGTCATCCCGAGCTGCACCGGCGTCCCCGCCTTCAGGAAGTCGCGCCCGAACGCGTTCACGTCCCGCAGGAAGGAGCGGACCGGCTTGCCGTTCACCGAGGCGATGGCGTCGCCGCGGCGCAGCCCCGCCTTCTCGGCCGGGCTGCCCGGGACCACCGTCGCGATGAACGTGGACACCGCCGGATCGGCCACCGCGAACGTCCGCTCGCCGGCGGCGCAGGTGGGCACCTGCGGGAGCGAGACGGCGCGGTGGTCGGCGAGCGCGACGCCCGGAAGCGTCCGCGGCGACTCCCGCACCACCTCGAGGTCGAGCGGGCCGCAGCGCGCCGCGGCCACGGCGTGCTCCAGATCGCCCGCGTGGCGCACCGGCTTCCCGCCGGCGGAGATCACGAGGTCGAAGGGCTCGAGCGGGCCGGCGAGGCCGGGCCGGACCGGCGCCACCACCGCGCTCGGGTAGGTCGGCGTCACGCCGATCACGCCGCGCCGGGTGGACTCGATGGGGTTCGACTCCTGCTCGCTCGCGGGCGTGATGGTGAGCGCCCGCTGCTCGCCGTCCCGCTCCACCCGGAACGTGAGCGGCTCGCCCGGGTGCGGCGACACGAGGTCGCGCAGGTCGGAGAAGTAGCGCACCGGGTCGGCGGGCTGCCCCGGCGCGGCCACGCTCAGGATGCGATCCCCGGGCTGCAGGCCGGCCTCCGCGGCGGGGGTCCCGGGCGCGACCGTGCCGACCACCGGGCCGGGCGCGGGCTGGCCGTTCTGGGCGAGCGCGAGCGCGACGTAGATGACGCCGGGGAAGATCAGGTTCGCCGCCGGGCCGGCCACCGCGATGAGCAGGCGCTTCCAGGGCCGCTGCTCCAGGAAGCCGCGGCCCGCGTCCTCCGGCGCCAGCGACTCGGACGGATCGTCGCCGGCCATCTTCACGTAGCCGCCCAGCGGCAGGAGCGCGATCCGGTACTCGGTCTCGCCGCGCTGCACCCCGAACAGCCGGGGCCCGAAGCCGATCGAGAAGCGGACGACCTTCACGCCCATCAGCTTCGCGACCACGAAGTGGCCCAGCTCGTGGACGAAGATGAGCCCCCCGAGGAGGAGGACGATGGATCCGATCTTCAGGAGGAGATCCGGCATTCTTTTTTACTTAGCACCGGGGAGGCGAAGACGCTCGCCTGCCCCGTCGGCGGGGGAGTGGGCGGGGCGGATTGCCCCGCGCGTCCTATCGCCCCGCCGGAGCGCGCGCCAGCGCGCCGACGCGCTTCTCGGCCTCGCGCCGGCCGTGCTCGCTCGCGGCGAGCGCCTGCTCCACCGAGCGCACCGGCTCCGCCACGTGCGCCTCGAGCACGTCGGCGCAGACGTCGGCGATCTGCGTGAAGCTGCAGCGGCGCGCCAGGAACGCGGCCACGGCCGCCTCGTCGGCGCCGGAGAGCACCGCGGGCGCGGTGCCGCCGAGCTCGAGCGCGCGGTACGCCAGCGTGTAGGCGGGGAAGCGCGCCGGATCCGGCGGCTCGAAGGTGAGCTTGCCGAGCCGCCCGAGATCGAGCGGCGGGAGGTCGAGCGGCATGCGCTCCGGGTGGCCCATCGCGTAGCTGATCGGCCCGCGCATGTCGGAGATCCCGAGCTGCGCCACGATGGAGCCGTCCACGTACTCGACCATCGAGTGCACCACCGACTCCGGGTGCACCACGATGTCGATGCGCTGCTGCTCCACCCCGAACAGCCACCGGGCCTCGATGACCTCCAGCCCCTTGTTCATCAGGGTGGCGGAGTC from Anaeromyxobacter dehalogenans 2CP-C includes:
- a CDS encoding metalloprotease yields the protein MEPAVFRPAARAVLPSLLLGAVGGALVGVLAGIPPVLAALFGGAAAAVALGVRQVTGLRAVAGEDGLRVLGREDGLDARWSEVRVGFGQSPRPVGPPQRYAILADARGRSFAFADLAGAPPCAPVRGLDGDEVEVTDLRDAPLLLALVVQRAPAWFALPAALLAPPPQPGVEPGTEPGVAPAPARSGERRASVGFLGVLAKLGGTVLKALKTANLGWAAASAAAYGVIFSWKFALALLLQLFVHEYGHVHAMRRTGMQVRGMYFVPFLGAVAVTEDAFSSRWQQAYVALSGPIWGSVFALVPAGLWLWTGEPMFAAVASWWAIINLFNLIPVSPLDGGRLMQALAYSFSSSLGLALTVLGLGGAVAVGSALGYGLVWLVALLGAMELMGEAQSRAGGRALRLLPERARFGPEHFRYLRAVVGPPLGSPSEAMWLRGLERLEKAARAAPMSPRQIAAWGIAYAALAGGLLALVHFLAHVPGANVAAQLLS
- the tsaB gene encoding tRNA (adenosine(37)-N6)-threonylcarbamoyltransferase complex dimerization subunit type 1 TsaB; translated protein: MLVAALDTATLTLSCALVDLDPAGGPARVRCERTEHAVSKPAPGRTGGHGARLPSALSDLLTAEGLTLPDVEGYAIGIGPGSFTGLRIGLATWKGLAYANRRPIAGASSLAALALGAVPAAPEGALLVPLLDAKKGEVYAGFYRAVRGAVEAVAPDAALAPGALLERLAALPGGAAALAFGEGLAAYAPALEGRLARLADAPAAPPAAAIAALAAPALLSRSYDAQAVFALEPHYVRASEAELKFPHGLGPGAQKP
- the rseP gene encoding RIP metalloprotease RseP, yielding MPDLLLKIGSIVLLLGGLIFVHELGHFVVAKLMGVKVVRFSIGFGPRLFGVQRGETEYRIALLPLGGYVKMAGDDPSESLAPEDAGRGFLEQRPWKRLLIAVAGPAANLIFPGVIYVALALAQNGQPAPGPVVGTVAPGTPAAEAGLQPGDRILSVAAPGQPADPVRYFSDLRDLVSPHPGEPLTFRVERDGEQRALTITPASEQESNPIESTRRGVIGVTPTYPSAVVAPVRPGLAGPLEPFDLVISAGGKPVRHAGDLEHAVAAARCGPLDLEVVRESPRTLPGVALADHRAVSLPQVPTCAAGERTFAVADPAVSTFIATVVPGSPAEKAGLRRGDAIASVNGKPVRSFLRDVNAFGRDFLKAGTPVQLGMTDGRTVALVPANETYRDEITGEPAQRLVLGFQPDQRDAVDPIALLAEQVPLARGAVEAFQLAWRQLHEVVRLTVLGIVRIVTGDISFKTVGGPIMLFSIASEAAEEGWGSFLFKMALISVNLGLMNLLPIPVLDGGHIAQAALEGVTRRPLSVRTRELANIVGIVLLFTLMLFVFKNDIVRLMRPME